In Vibrio diazotrophicus, the following proteins share a genomic window:
- the nudC gene encoding NAD(+) diphosphatase, translating to MSELQATGVCMLKNSDLKSAYWCVVSGSELWTIDGTVPFGTAKDLELPIETAIEVEQYKGHPVYWLNHADLDKDFEMTSLRELLVVDEALFFAASRAVQYGHMSQTLRFCPQCGGRNHLNHRDLAMQCQDCRTIHYPRIFPCIIVAVRKENQILLAQHPRHQTGMYTVIAGFLEVGETLEQCVAREVLEETGISVKNIRYFGSQPWAFPSSMMMAFLADFAGGDIRPDYSELSDAQWFTPSEMPPVAPKGTIARALIEHTVNAIKDEYSTSI from the coding sequence ATGAGCGAACTGCAAGCAACAGGAGTTTGTATGTTAAAAAATAGTGACCTCAAATCAGCTTATTGGTGTGTTGTTTCAGGAAGTGAACTTTGGACCATTGACGGAACCGTACCATTCGGAACGGCAAAAGATCTTGAGCTGCCGATCGAAACTGCAATCGAAGTTGAACAATACAAAGGACATCCGGTTTATTGGCTGAATCACGCCGATCTCGATAAAGACTTTGAGATGACCTCTTTGCGCGAATTATTGGTTGTCGATGAAGCATTATTTTTCGCCGCAAGCCGAGCCGTTCAGTATGGACACATGAGCCAAACGCTACGCTTTTGCCCGCAGTGTGGTGGACGTAACCATCTCAACCATCGTGATCTGGCGATGCAATGTCAAGACTGCCGAACTATTCATTATCCACGCATTTTCCCATGCATCATCGTTGCGGTGAGAAAAGAGAATCAAATTCTTCTGGCACAACATCCTCGTCATCAAACGGGTATGTATACGGTGATTGCAGGATTCTTGGAAGTAGGAGAGACCCTAGAACAGTGTGTGGCTCGCGAAGTGTTGGAAGAAACGGGTATTAGCGTTAAGAACATCCGATACTTTGGTAGTCAGCCTTGGGCTTTTCCTTCCAGTATGATGATGGCATTTTTGGCTGATTTCGCTGGTGGTGATATTCGCCCTGATTATTCAGAGTTGAGTGATGCCCAATGGTTTACACCGAGTGAAATGCCGCCGGTCGCGCCAAAAGGTACGATTGCCAGAGCGCTGATAGAACACACGGTTAACGCTATCAAAGATGAATATTCGACGTCGATATAA
- a CDS encoding Rsd/AlgQ family anti-sigma factor yields the protein MLKKFKQTQEQWGGASDVIDHWLEKRQHVVVEYCKIAALQPCASKASVSELPSPQELQYFCQEIVDYISEGHFKVYDMVMNKWQSTGFKATDEINRAYSEIILTTVPLLNFTDKYAAVSEEDELETFDEDLSKVGQILESRFELEDHLIQLIIDSLSIPPGA from the coding sequence ATGCTAAAAAAATTCAAACAAACACAAGAGCAATGGGGCGGAGCCAGTGACGTTATCGATCATTGGTTAGAGAAGAGACAGCATGTAGTTGTTGAATATTGCAAAATTGCTGCACTTCAACCTTGTGCTTCTAAAGCCTCGGTTTCAGAACTCCCTTCACCTCAAGAACTTCAGTATTTCTGTCAGGAAATCGTCGACTATATTTCTGAAGGCCATTTTAAGGTCTACGATATGGTGATGAATAAATGGCAATCGACTGGTTTTAAAGCCACTGACGAGATTAATCGAGCTTATTCAGAGATCATCTTAACCACCGTTCCTCTACTGAATTTTACCGATAAGTATGCTGCTGTAAGTGAAGAAGATGAGTTGGAAACTTTCGATGAAGATCTATCTAAAGTTGGGCAAATTTTAGAATCCCGATTTGAGTTAGAAGATCATCTGATCCAGTTAATCATTGATAGCCTTTCGATTCCACCAGGCGCATAA